The Gemmatimonadales bacterium DNA window CATCCGCACCCTCGCGCTGGAGGAGCTCCGAAGGAACCTGGGGGTGGTGCCGCAGGAGACCTTCCTCTTCAGCGCGACCGTCCGGGAGAACATATTGCTGGGTGCCCCCGACGATGGTCGGCTGGACCGGGTGGCCGAAGTCTCGCAGCTGGCCGAAGCGCTGCCCGACCTCCCGAAGGGCTTTGACACCATGCTGGGCGAACGGGGGATCAACCTTTCCGGCGGCCAGAAGCAGCGGGCGGCCATCGCCCGTGCGCTGGCGCAGGATCCGCCGGTGTTCATTCTCGATGACGCGCTGAGCGCGGTCGACGCGCATACCGAGGCGCGCATCCTGACCGGGCTCCGGGACGCCCTCGCCGGACGGACCAGCGTTATCATTTCTCATCGGCTGGCCGCAGTCCGCGACGCCGACTGGATCATCGTGCTTGACCGCGGCAAGGTCGTCGAGCAGGGTGTCCACGCCGACCTGCTCGCGGCCGGCGGCCGGTATTGGGAACTGCTGAGCAGGCAGGAACTCGAGGAACAGCTGGAGGTATAACGGTGAGGCGGAGACAAAGACGAGGGAGGGAGCGCTTGCCGAAGTGATGACATCGCGAACCACCTGGAGAATCGCATGAAGCAGCCCGAGCGCATCATCACCGGCGCGGCCATCCTCGCTGTCGGCATCGCCGCCGCGGGATGGCTGGCGGGCGCCGGCCTTGCCGCCAGCCGCACCGCCGACCGGTACGTGACCGTCAAGGGCATCGCCGAGCGGGAAGCGCAGGCCGACCTCGCGCTCTGGCCGCTTCGGCTGGTCGTCAGCGACAACGACCTGAACCGTGCATATTCGCGGCTCTCGACCCAGCTCCAGCAGGTGCGCGGCTTCCTCGCGCGGCAGGGCATCGATACGTCGCTGGTGGAGCTGCAGGCATTCTCGGTCAGCGACGCCTCCACCAACCAGTACCGCACGTCCGAGGCGGTCACCCGGTATGTCATCAACCAGACCCTCATGGTGCGGAGCAGCGATCCGGCCGGTGTACTGGCGGCCAGCCAGAAGGTGGGGGAACTTGTTCAGGCGGGGGTGGTGTTCTCCTCGGGTCAGGAATATGGCGGCGGTGGGCCGACCTTCGTCTTTTCCGGCCTGAACGACCTCAAGCCCGAGATGATCGCCGAGGCCACGAGCCGTGCCCGCGAGGCCGCGGACCAGTTTGCCACCGACTCGAAGAGCCACCTCGGAGGCATCCGCCGCGCCAACCAGGGCGTGTTCGAGATCCTGGCACGCGACCAGGCCCCTGGCATCAGCGAGCAGGGCCAGATTTCGAAGCGGGTCCGCGTGGTCTCGACCGTGGAATATTTCCTGAAGGACTGAACCGACGCTTTACCCCGGGAGCAGATTTGTGATGCCCTCGAGCTCAGCCCTTCGCCTCGGCGCCCTGCTTGGTGCCCTGCTCGTCACGGCCGCGCCGCTCCGCGCGCAGACCGCCGAGATGACCAAGCAGGAATATTTCCAGTACGTGCCGCTCACCTACCCGCGGATCGTCCGGCAGACGATCGCCGACAGCATCTTCCAACTGTACGGTCCGGCTGCCGGCAACGGATTCATGGACGTGGCACCGCGGGACGGCGTCGACGACACCCGGGGAGAGCTGCTGCACGCCCTCGGCGTCCGCTTCGCGCCCTTCATGATCCGCAACACCGGCAACGTCCCCCTCGACATGCAGAAGGCCCAGGAAATCAGCGGCTCGACCATTCTGACCGTCGACCGGTGGGACATCCACGCTGCGGCGCGGCTGGTCGGCACCGAGACGGTGAACTTCGCGTCGCTCGGGGACGACCCCTGCCCTGCCGGCACCGTGTCCCGGGACAGCCTGCTCGCCCTCCTCCGCGTGCAGACGCCGATTGAAGACTGCCGCGTGCTCCAGTTGCTCCGGGAGTTCAACCCCAACAGCCCGCTGGCCGAGCGGTTCAACACCGCGGCCGTCCCGGCAGACGCGGATTTCTTCTCCGTGCTGTACTGGAACTGGCCGGGGTACAGCCCCGCCACCTGGAAGGCTGCGTTCGAGGACCCGGGAACCGGACTGATGAAGGAGGCCTACTGGCCCGCCATTTCGATCTACGTGCACCCGTTCATCTCGCCCGTGGGGGTGCTGGGGAGCCCCGACCAGCGCTATGAATTCATCCTGCAATACTGGTTCTTCTACCCGTACAACGACGCGGGGAACAAGCACGAGGGGGACTGGGAACACATCAACGTCGTGGTGAGCCCGATGTCGCAGGTGACCGCCCCGCAGACCCCCGACCAGATCGAGGCACTGCTGCGGCGCACCCCCGACGAGCTCGGCGGCGCCGACCCGCTCGTCATCCGACGCGTGGACTACTACTTCCACGAGAACATGATGCCGGTGGACTACTCGTCGCCCAACGCCTATGCCCCGCGCGCGGAGTGGCGCCGGCAACACCAGGCCATTTCAGGAGAGAAATACGGCATGGCGGAAGTCGCCGCCATCGTGCGGTACCGCGCGTGGGCCGACACCGCGGAGACGGTCGTCAACACCCATCCGATCGCCTACATCGGCGCCAACAGCAAGGGCCTCGACCTCTTCCTCTACTCGCCGGGCGCCCACAACCAGGACGGGCACGGCACCTACCCGTTCGCGGGGATCTACCAGGGCATCGGCCCCGCCGACGCCGCCGAAGAAGTCAAGAAGGGGTTCGACCACCAGGCGTACCTGACCGGCGGGGCGCCCCTCCCCGACTACGTGGAACCGTTCGACTCGGCCAGTCGCGTCAAGCTCCTCCCCGACTGGGAACGAGTCTACACGCAGGTGTACACCGACCCCGACTACCGGCGGGATTGGGCCTGGTTCGTCCTCCCGATCCGCTCGGGCTACCCCGCCGCCAAGTCTCCGTTCGCCGGGATCGTGAGCCATGCGGAGACCGGCAACCTGGCGCCGTTTACCGTGACCTACAACGGCGGATGGAACCGGAGCGGCGCGTCGGGGGGCTATCACCTCTACGATCCGCACCGGCTCCACGCGATCGTGACCAGTTCGCCGCTCGACCAGGTGCAGAACAACCTCGGCTACCTGAATGCCCCGATCGTCGCGCTGATCACCCTCCCGCCGGTCGACGTGATCTACAAGATTCTGCTCCTGCCGGTGCGCCGGATGTTCGGCAAGTTCCCCGTGCAGTACATCCCGAAGGCCGAGCTGCCGGTCCGGGTCATGTCGGTGGGCGGCGGCGTCATGACCGCCAACATGCAATCCGACTGGGTGGCGCTCCTGCTGGCGGGGCCGCAGCTGGGCGAGATCCTGGGCCGTTACGTCATCGCCGACTCCAGCCTCACGCCCTCCGGCCAGGAAACCGACAACGCGGAGAACGCCACCTCGTACGCGGTGCAGATGGGTTTCTATCTGGGCAAGCGCTGGGTCACGGAGAACACCTTCCACAACTCGACCAGCGGCCTGAGTATCTCGGTCCCCATCACCGACAGCCCGGCGGACCCGTTCGATGTGACCGGCACGCTCAACTTCTACGAACTGGCCAGCAGCATCCGCTACAACCTGCTGACTGGCGGGATCCAGCCATACCTGAAGGTGGGGTACGGCTGGAGCTGGTATCGGGTGACCGACATCGCGACCGACGGCGTCCCGCTCTCCAACCCCGACGGC harbors:
- a CDS encoding SIMPL domain-containing protein (The SIMPL domain is named for its presence in mouse protein SIMPL (signalling molecule that associates with mouse pelle-like kinase). Bacterial member BP26, from Brucella, was shown to assemble into a channel-like structure, while YggE from E. coli has been associated with resistance to oxidative stress.); its protein translation is MKQPERIITGAAILAVGIAAAGWLAGAGLAASRTADRYVTVKGIAEREAQADLALWPLRLVVSDNDLNRAYSRLSTQLQQVRGFLARQGIDTSLVELQAFSVSDASTNQYRTSEAVTRYVINQTLMVRSSDPAGVLAASQKVGELVQAGVVFSSGQEYGGGGPTFVFSGLNDLKPEMIAEATSRAREAADQFATDSKSHLGGIRRANQGVFEILARDQAPGISEQGQISKRVRVVSTVEYFLKD